One Streptomyces sp. L2 genomic window carries:
- a CDS encoding RICIN domain-containing protein has product MFTPHPPRPPFPPPGGDPAESDESLAAPLRAGSDAEASRSVALLMARHWRPVQDYAVICLAAPGTLAHMVTAAAFHQVLGRVALGEPAEALRPRLLVAVRDTVLNWSGTGHIAAVLPGLGKPAGGRGMRTAKSLIPENRLLVERSFTGLPRLAQALLWHTEVEAEPAHVPAGLLGMAADVAAAALAQARDAFREGCVRAHRELAPSVDCRHYNRLLDIPIRRGGALLPDVERHLGECSYCRHAAEQLGHVEADPGVLLAEAILGWGARRYLDSRPGRRPGPARGTSRRSGGGRRGKPGPLARLPALPGRRRGEGGPGPLARTGRGEPGAGWSSRTLLTGVGVASAALLAVVLAVSLWPDGGDGDGSHNATGPRAGSPSASATGPGAAGLPNADRRTRLRDVGTGLCLDVKGRPAPGASAVLAVCSTAGTQQWTYDGDGLLRSAAGPGLCLDSHADAGVVILGACAGAKTKRGGDVRYELTGRGELLPRWDTTLALAPADGQAGADVVVKVRDHAPGQRWRTDRPTATPGSLSVAGTAGPPARAAEPTVIQG; this is encoded by the coding sequence GTGTTCACCCCCCACCCCCCTCGCCCTCCGTTCCCGCCGCCCGGCGGCGATCCGGCCGAGTCCGACGAGTCCCTCGCCGCGCCGCTGCGGGCCGGCTCCGACGCCGAGGCCTCCCGCTCCGTCGCGCTGCTGATGGCCCGGCACTGGCGGCCCGTCCAGGACTACGCCGTCATCTGCCTGGCCGCCCCCGGCACCCTCGCCCACATGGTGACCGCCGCCGCCTTCCACCAGGTCCTCGGCCGGGTCGCGCTCGGCGAACCCGCCGAGGCGCTGCGGCCCCGCCTGCTCGTGGCCGTCCGGGACACCGTCCTGAACTGGTCCGGCACCGGACACATAGCCGCCGTCCTGCCCGGCCTCGGCAAACCCGCCGGCGGCCGCGGCATGCGGACCGCGAAGTCGCTGATACCGGAGAACCGGCTCCTCGTCGAACGCTCCTTCACCGGTCTTCCCCGGCTCGCCCAGGCGCTGTTGTGGCACACCGAGGTCGAGGCCGAGCCGGCACACGTGCCCGCCGGACTGCTCGGCATGGCCGCCGACGTCGCGGCCGCGGCACTCGCGCAGGCCCGCGACGCCTTCCGCGAGGGCTGCGTCCGCGCGCACCGGGAACTCGCGCCGAGCGTGGACTGCCGGCACTACAACCGGCTGCTCGACATCCCGATCCGCCGCGGCGGTGCCCTCCTGCCGGACGTCGAGCGGCATCTCGGCGAGTGCTCCTACTGCCGGCACGCCGCCGAGCAACTCGGCCATGTCGAGGCCGATCCCGGGGTGCTCCTCGCCGAGGCGATCCTCGGCTGGGGCGCCCGCCGCTACCTCGACTCGCGCCCCGGCCGCCGCCCCGGCCCGGCCCGGGGCACGTCCCGGCGCTCCGGCGGAGGCCGGCGTGGGAAACCCGGACCGCTGGCCCGGCTCCCCGCGCTCCCGGGACGCCGCCGGGGCGAGGGCGGGCCCGGTCCGCTCGCCCGGACCGGACGCGGGGAGCCCGGCGCCGGCTGGTCGTCCAGGACCCTGCTCACCGGCGTCGGCGTCGCCTCGGCCGCGCTGCTCGCCGTCGTCCTCGCCGTCAGCCTCTGGCCCGACGGCGGCGACGGCGATGGCTCCCACAACGCCACCGGCCCCCGTGCCGGTTCTCCGTCGGCCTCCGCCACCGGTCCGGGCGCGGCCGGCCTCCCCAACGCCGACCGGCGGACCCGGCTGCGCGACGTGGGCACCGGCCTCTGCCTCGACGTCAAGGGCAGGCCGGCGCCGGGCGCGAGCGCCGTCCTCGCGGTGTGCTCCACCGCCGGGACCCAGCAGTGGACGTACGACGGCGACGGGCTGCTGCGCAGCGCGGCCGGCCCCGGCCTGTGCCTGGACTCGCACGCCGACGCCGGCGTGGTCATCCTCGGCGCCTGCGCCGGCGCGAAGACGAAGCGTGGCGGTGACGTGCGCTACGAGCTCACCGGGCGGGGCGAGTTGCTGCCCCGCTGGGACACGACCCTCGCCCTCGCCCCGGCCGACGGGCAGGCGGGCGCGGACGTCGTCGTCAAGGTCCGCGACCACGCGCCCGGCCAGCGCTGGCGGACCGACCGCCCCACGGCGACCCCCGGTTCCCTGTCCGTCGCCGGCACCGCCGGACCGCCCGCACGTGCCGCCGAACCCACAGTCATCCAGGGCTAG
- a CDS encoding MFS transporter: MSQKTLTGGSRTGAPVEAAAPGHASARRWWILAVIAVAQLMVVLDATIVNIALPSAQADLGFSDGNRQWIVTAYALAFASLLLLGGRIADLFGRKPAFLIGVVGFAGASALGGAANGFTMLVVARALQGVFGALLAPAALSLLNTTFTDARERARAFSVYGAIAGAGGAVGLLLGGVLTDAFDWRWTLYVNVAIAVVAFAGGWLLLGSHRDAAGAKLDVPGTALVAGGLFALVYGFSNAETHDWGSPLTWGFLLAGGLLLTAFAWWQTRAAHPLLPLRILLDRDRAAAFLAVLISGAGMFGVFLFLTYYLQLNLGFSPTKTGVAFLPMVGALMVAAQLGTTVLLPRIGPKAVIPLGFAIATAGMAWLTGIGLGSHYASAVLPQVIVIGAGLGLVMPPAMQLATGGVAAEDAGVASATVNAMQQVGGSIGTALLNTLAASAATAYLSGHDAGSKLVRAQATIESYTTAFWWSAGFFAAGTVIAFLLHRRGVPRQDAGAAAVAHM; encoded by the coding sequence ATGTCCCAGAAGACCCTGACCGGAGGCTCCCGCACGGGAGCCCCCGTGGAGGCGGCGGCCCCCGGCCACGCCTCCGCCCGGCGGTGGTGGATCCTCGCGGTCATCGCCGTAGCGCAGCTGATGGTCGTGCTCGACGCCACCATCGTGAACATCGCCCTGCCGTCCGCCCAGGCCGACCTCGGCTTCTCCGACGGCAACCGGCAATGGATCGTGACGGCGTACGCGCTCGCGTTCGCCTCCCTGCTGCTGCTCGGCGGCCGCATAGCGGACCTTTTCGGACGCAAGCCCGCCTTCCTCATCGGCGTCGTCGGTTTCGCCGGGGCCTCCGCGCTCGGCGGCGCCGCGAACGGCTTCACCATGCTGGTCGTCGCCCGCGCCCTGCAGGGCGTCTTCGGCGCCCTTCTCGCACCGGCCGCGCTGTCGCTGCTCAACACCACGTTCACCGACGCCCGGGAACGGGCCCGCGCGTTCAGCGTCTACGGCGCCATCGCGGGCGCGGGCGGTGCCGTCGGACTGCTGCTCGGCGGCGTGCTGACCGACGCGTTCGACTGGCGATGGACGCTGTACGTCAACGTGGCCATCGCGGTCGTCGCCTTCGCCGGCGGCTGGCTCCTGCTGGGCAGCCACCGGGACGCGGCCGGCGCCAAGCTGGACGTGCCCGGCACGGCCTTGGTGGCCGGCGGTCTGTTCGCCCTGGTGTACGGCTTCTCCAACGCCGAGACCCACGACTGGGGCTCCCCGCTGACCTGGGGCTTCCTGCTCGCGGGCGGCCTGCTGCTGACCGCGTTCGCCTGGTGGCAGACCCGGGCCGCGCACCCGCTGCTGCCGCTCAGGATCCTGCTGGACCGCGACCGGGCCGCCGCCTTCCTCGCGGTGCTGATCAGCGGCGCGGGCATGTTCGGCGTGTTCCTCTTCCTGACCTACTACCTCCAGCTCAATCTTGGCTTCAGCCCCACGAAGACGGGGGTGGCGTTCCTGCCCATGGTCGGCGCCCTGATGGTGGCCGCACAGCTCGGCACCACCGTCCTGCTGCCCCGGATCGGCCCGAAGGCGGTCATCCCGCTGGGCTTCGCGATCGCCACGGCCGGCATGGCCTGGCTGACCGGGATCGGCCTCGGCTCGCACTACGCCAGTGCGGTGCTGCCCCAGGTGATCGTGATCGGCGCGGGCCTCGGCCTGGTCATGCCGCCCGCGATGCAGCTGGCCACCGGCGGGGTCGCGGCGGAGGACGCCGGCGTCGCCTCGGCCACGGTCAACGCGATGCAGCAGGTGGGCGGTTCGATCGGCACGGCCCTGCTGAACACCCTCGCCGCGAGCGCCGCCACCGCCTACCTGTCGGGACACGACGCCGGCAGCAAGCTGGTCCGGGCGCAGGCCACGATCGAGAGCTACACCACCGCCTTCTGGTGGTCGGCGGGCTTCTTCGCCGCGGGCACGGTGATCGCGTTCCTGCTCCACCGCCGCGGGGTGCCGCGCCAGGACGCGGGCGCCGCAGCGGTCGCCCACATGTGA
- a CDS encoding lactate 2-monooxygenase yields MAKHWADFQYEIYLNGMTGAVPRLPTDLTRLEELAEHRLGPGPVGYVAGCAGDGSTARANREALARRRIVPRMLRDVHERDLSVEVLGRALPAPLALAPVGVLSIMHPDAECAAARAAAAQGVPYILSSASSTPLEEVAEAMGDGERWFQLYWGKDREVTRSFLGRARAAGYSVLVVTLDTPLLSWRPRDLDQAYLPFLHGVGTANYFSDPAFRAGLAKPVHEDPNAAVLHFLGLFGDASHTWPDLAFLREHWDGPIVLKGVLHPDDARLAADAGMDGVVVSNHGGRQVAGSVAAADALPGIADAVGDRLAVLFDSGVRTGDDVFKALALGARAVLLGRPYAYGLGLDGQAGVEHVVRCLLAELDLTLALSGHSSPAGVGRADLAEESA; encoded by the coding sequence ATGGCGAAGCACTGGGCCGACTTCCAGTACGAGATCTATCTGAACGGGATGACGGGCGCCGTACCCCGGCTGCCGACCGATCTGACCCGGCTGGAGGAGCTGGCCGAACACCGGCTCGGACCAGGCCCGGTGGGGTACGTGGCGGGCTGCGCGGGCGACGGCAGCACCGCGCGCGCCAACCGGGAGGCCCTCGCCAGGCGCCGCATCGTGCCCCGCATGCTCCGGGACGTGCACGAGCGCGACCTGTCGGTCGAGGTGCTGGGCCGTGCCCTGCCGGCGCCGCTGGCCCTGGCCCCCGTCGGGGTGCTCTCGATCATGCATCCGGACGCCGAGTGCGCCGCCGCCCGGGCCGCCGCCGCGCAGGGCGTGCCGTACATCCTGTCCTCGGCGTCCAGCACCCCGCTGGAGGAGGTCGCCGAGGCCATGGGCGACGGCGAGCGCTGGTTCCAGCTGTACTGGGGCAAGGACCGCGAGGTGACGCGCAGCTTCCTCGGGCGGGCACGGGCGGCCGGGTACTCGGTGCTGGTCGTCACGCTGGACACCCCGCTGCTGTCCTGGCGGCCCCGCGACCTGGACCAGGCGTACCTGCCGTTCCTGCACGGGGTGGGCACCGCCAACTACTTCAGCGACCCGGCGTTCCGGGCCGGGCTCGCCAAGCCCGTCCACGAGGACCCGAACGCGGCGGTGCTGCACTTCCTGGGCCTGTTCGGGGACGCGAGCCACACCTGGCCGGACCTGGCGTTCCTGCGGGAGCACTGGGACGGGCCGATCGTCCTCAAGGGCGTCCTGCACCCGGACGACGCCCGGCTCGCCGCCGACGCCGGGATGGACGGCGTGGTGGTGTCCAACCACGGCGGCCGGCAGGTCGCCGGTTCCGTCGCCGCGGCCGACGCGCTGCCGGGGATCGCGGACGCCGTCGGCGACCGGCTCGCCGTGCTGTTCGACAGCGGGGTGCGCACCGGCGATGACGTCTTCAAGGCCCTCGCCCTGGGCGCGCGGGCGGTGCTGCTGGGCCGGCCCTACGCCTACGGGCTCGGTCTGGACGGGCAGGCGGGCGTGGAGCACGTCGTGCGCTGCCTGCTGGCCGAACTGGATCTCACCCTGGCCCTGTCCGGCCATTCCTCCCCCGCCGGCGTCGGGCGGGCCGACCTCGCCGAGGAGTCCGCGTGA
- a CDS encoding HemK2/MTQ2 family protein methyltransferase: MIALVLPGVYAPQDDTALLTEALHAEAPRPGARVLDVGTGSGALALAAARRGAEVTAVDVSWTAVWTARLNAWLTRQPVRIRRGNLFHPVRGRTYDLILANPPYVPEPGTVRAPRGRARAWDAGPDGRLLLDRICRDAPGLLKAGGVLLIVHSSLSGTERTVHALRAAGLRASVVRRRRIAFGPVLRSRAGRLRRSGLLPAADETEELVVIRAERPC; encoded by the coding sequence ATGATCGCTCTGGTGCTTCCCGGGGTGTACGCCCCGCAGGACGACACCGCACTCCTCACCGAGGCCCTCCACGCGGAGGCGCCGCGACCCGGTGCGCGGGTGCTGGACGTGGGCACCGGCAGCGGTGCCCTGGCGCTGGCGGCCGCCCGGCGCGGTGCCGAGGTGACCGCGGTGGACGTGTCGTGGACGGCGGTGTGGACGGCCCGGCTGAACGCCTGGCTGACCCGGCAGCCGGTCCGGATCCGCCGCGGCAACCTCTTCCACCCGGTGCGGGGACGGACGTACGACCTCATCCTCGCCAATCCGCCCTACGTGCCGGAGCCCGGCACCGTACGCGCGCCGCGCGGCCGGGCGCGGGCCTGGGACGCGGGCCCCGACGGGCGGCTGCTGCTGGACCGGATCTGCCGGGACGCGCCCGGTCTGCTGAAGGCCGGCGGTGTGCTGCTGATCGTGCACTCGTCGCTGAGCGGCACCGAGCGGACCGTGCACGCGCTGCGGGCGGCGGGCCTGCGGGCCTCGGTGGTCCGGCGGCGCCGCATCGCGTTCGGGCCGGTCCTGCGGTCCCGGGCGGGCCGGCTGCGCCGCAGCGGTCTGCTGCCGGCGGCCGACGAGACGGAGGAGCTGGTGGTCATCCGTGCCGAACGACCCTGCTGA
- a CDS encoding CDGSH iron-sulfur domain-containing protein: protein MPNDPAERPRRITARRRGPLLVEGPVEVELEDGTVVSSDRFRVALCTCRRSRRYPWCDTSHRRRT, encoded by the coding sequence GTGCCGAACGACCCTGCTGAGCGACCGCGCCGGATCACCGCGCGGCGGCGCGGCCCGCTGCTGGTGGAGGGCCCGGTGGAGGTGGAGCTGGAGGACGGCACCGTCGTCTCCTCCGACCGCTTCCGGGTGGCCCTGTGCACCTGCCGGCGCAGCCGCCGCTACCCCTGGTGCGACACCAGTCACCGGCGCCGGACATGA
- a CDS encoding 2-hydroxyacid dehydrogenase, translating into MSAPKNVLAVVPPHVGGRATGAALAGLFPADAPVTVVESAGEDPDALRAARVILTALAPVSAEHLAQAPGLELVQCASHGFDYVDTDAARARGIPVCTIGSSGAEAQNVAEQTFALMLALAKQVLPAHQALAAGEWALPRLQPSLTELSGKTLGIVGLGQIGRQVAWRAAAFDMTILYTGRHRLPEETEQALGGARFVPLEDLLASSDYVTLHAPLTEDTRHLLDAGRLALLRPTAFVVNTARGALIDQDALADALEKGALAGAGLDVFDPEPPAPDSRLLRAPNVVLFPHVGGVTRETVIRIALAAVQNVLGFLAGTAPQDVVD; encoded by the coding sequence GTGAGCGCCCCGAAGAACGTCCTCGCCGTGGTACCGCCGCACGTCGGCGGTCGCGCCACGGGCGCCGCACTGGCCGGGCTGTTCCCCGCCGACGCCCCTGTCACCGTCGTCGAGTCCGCCGGCGAGGACCCGGACGCGCTGCGCGCCGCCCGGGTGATCCTCACCGCGCTCGCCCCGGTCAGCGCCGAACACCTCGCGCAGGCACCCGGGTTGGAGCTGGTGCAGTGCGCCAGCCACGGCTTCGACTACGTCGACACGGACGCGGCCCGCGCCCGGGGGATCCCGGTGTGCACGATCGGCTCCAGTGGCGCCGAGGCCCAGAACGTGGCCGAGCAGACCTTCGCGCTCATGCTGGCCCTCGCCAAGCAGGTGCTGCCCGCCCATCAGGCGCTGGCCGCGGGCGAGTGGGCGCTGCCCCGGCTCCAGCCGAGCCTGACCGAACTGTCCGGCAAGACGCTCGGCATCGTGGGGCTCGGCCAGATCGGCCGCCAAGTGGCCTGGCGGGCCGCCGCGTTCGACATGACGATCCTCTACACGGGGCGCCACCGGCTGCCCGAGGAGACCGAACAGGCGCTGGGCGGAGCCCGGTTCGTGCCGCTGGAGGACCTGCTCGCCTCCTCGGACTACGTCACCCTGCACGCGCCGCTCACCGAGGACACCCGGCACCTGCTGGACGCCGGGCGGCTGGCGCTGCTCCGGCCGACGGCGTTCGTCGTCAACACGGCCCGGGGCGCCCTGATCGACCAGGACGCCCTCGCGGACGCGCTGGAGAAGGGCGCCCTGGCCGGAGCGGGCCTCGACGTCTTCGACCCGGAGCCGCCCGCGCCGGACAGCAGGCTGCTGCGGGCCCCGAACGTGGTCCTCTTCCCCCATGTCGGGGGCGTCACCCGGGAGACGGTGATCCGCATCGCGCTGGCCGCGGTCCAGAACGTCCTCGGCTTCCTGGCCGGCACCGCACCGCAGGACGTGGTCGACTAG
- a CDS encoding toxin Doc has translation MPPVLHIDVPWLLQRHEEVLPDQPTVDDFSALVAAVARHRVDPPRLGVDSDAAWRAAALLHTLALLKPLPSANARFACATAVAYMFVSGVGIDPSYGALVDLARDLMSGKTDVYGAADRLRSWQI, from the coding sequence ATGCCGCCCGTCCTCCACATCGACGTCCCCTGGCTGCTCCAGCGCCACGAGGAGGTCCTGCCCGACCAGCCGACGGTCGACGACTTCTCCGCGCTGGTCGCCGCCGTCGCCCGGCACCGCGTCGACCCGCCCCGGCTCGGCGTGGACTCCGACGCGGCCTGGCGCGCCGCCGCCCTCCTGCACACCCTCGCCCTGCTCAAGCCGCTGCCCTCGGCCAACGCCCGCTTCGCCTGCGCGACCGCGGTGGCCTACATGTTCGTCAGCGGCGTCGGCATCGATCCGTCCTACGGCGCCCTCGTCGACCTCGCCCGCGACCTGATGTCCGGCAAGACCGACGTCTACGGCGCGGCCGACCGGCTCCGCTCCTGGCAGATCTGA
- a CDS encoding FAD-dependent monooxygenase, which produces MTDTEVLIAGAGPVGLTAALELSRRQVPCRLVDRLDGRLPYAKAVGIQPRTLEIWDRMGVARAALDAAVPMLGQLTYVNGGEQPRLDLSLPEQVPYGFAALPQYDTERILEEAAARHGTRIERSTELVSFTQDADGVTSTLRTRSGEETEVRSRFLIGCDGAHSIVRKTLGLSFEGGALPEEYMLADVEVDWDLPAGYSVRSMHRADDGTVNDILVCIPLPGRCRYRMSMMVPPELSPREQPGGPDAVAHGLESGRAPGLEHIQAVIDRLSPRPTTASAMRWSSVFRISHRLVDRYGDGRVFVAGDAAHIHPPTGAQGMNTGIQDACNLAWKLALVANGTARPTLPASYDAERRPVGEEVVGRTLRHAAHGVQADPEDAATVMMREAQLLIAYPDSPLTEPDPSPEPGSGPAPGDRAPDCGGLMDEIAAFPLRLHDLLRERDHVLLLYADSSDGAKGFPELAEGAEESAHGRLLTYCVLPEQVDAGHVVTLPVLRDCRGEFRSQYASDGPTAFLVRPDGHLSARVSPADAGTLAAALRRVFAA; this is translated from the coding sequence ATGACGGACACCGAGGTACTGATCGCCGGGGCCGGCCCGGTCGGCCTGACCGCCGCCCTGGAACTCAGTCGCCGCCAGGTCCCCTGTCGCCTCGTCGACCGGCTCGACGGACGGCTGCCGTACGCGAAGGCCGTCGGGATCCAGCCGCGGACGCTGGAGATCTGGGACCGGATGGGGGTGGCCCGCGCGGCACTGGACGCGGCGGTGCCCATGCTCGGCCAGCTCACCTACGTCAACGGGGGCGAGCAGCCGCGGCTGGACCTGTCTCTGCCCGAGCAGGTGCCGTACGGCTTCGCGGCCCTGCCGCAGTACGACACCGAGCGCATCCTCGAAGAGGCCGCGGCCCGGCACGGCACGCGGATCGAGCGGAGCACGGAACTGGTGTCCTTCACGCAGGACGCCGACGGCGTCACCAGCACGCTGCGCACCCGGTCCGGCGAGGAGACCGAGGTCCGGTCACGCTTCCTGATCGGCTGCGACGGCGCGCACAGCATCGTCCGCAAGACGCTCGGCCTGTCCTTCGAGGGAGGCGCACTGCCCGAGGAGTACATGCTCGCCGACGTGGAGGTGGACTGGGACCTTCCGGCGGGGTATTCCGTGCGGTCCATGCACCGCGCGGACGACGGCACGGTGAACGACATCCTGGTGTGCATCCCGCTGCCCGGCCGGTGCCGCTACCGCATGTCGATGATGGTCCCGCCGGAGCTGTCGCCGAGGGAGCAGCCGGGCGGTCCGGACGCGGTCGCGCACGGACTGGAGTCGGGCCGCGCCCCCGGCCTGGAGCACATCCAGGCGGTCATCGACCGGCTGTCGCCCCGGCCGACCACCGCCTCGGCGATGCGCTGGTCGTCGGTGTTCCGCATCAGCCACCGGCTCGTCGACCGGTACGGCGACGGCCGGGTGTTCGTCGCCGGCGACGCCGCGCACATCCATCCGCCGACCGGCGCCCAGGGCATGAACACCGGTATCCAGGACGCCTGCAACCTGGCCTGGAAACTGGCTCTCGTGGCGAACGGCACCGCCCGCCCGACGCTGCCGGCCAGCTACGACGCCGAGCGCCGGCCGGTCGGCGAGGAAGTGGTGGGCCGCACCCTGCGGCACGCCGCGCACGGCGTGCAGGCCGATCCGGAGGACGCCGCGACCGTGATGATGCGCGAGGCGCAGCTGCTCATCGCCTACCCGGACAGCCCGCTGACCGAGCCGGACCCGTCGCCCGAGCCCGGGTCCGGCCCGGCCCCGGGCGACCGGGCCCCCGACTGCGGCGGCCTGATGGACGAGATCGCGGCCTTCCCGCTGCGCCTCCACGACCTGCTGCGCGAGCGCGATCACGTCCTGCTGCTGTACGCCGACTCCTCCGACGGCGCTAAGGGGTTCCCCGAACTCGCCGAGGGCGCCGAGGAGTCGGCGCACGGCCGGCTGCTGACGTACTGCGTGCTGCCCGAGCAGGTGGACGCCGGGCACGTGGTCACGCTGCCGGTGCTGCGGGACTGCCGGGGCGAGTTCCGCAGCCAGTACGCCAGTGACGGGCCGACGGCGTTCCTGGTGCGGCCGGACGGACACCTCTCCGCGCGGGTGAGCCCGGCCGACGCGGGGACGCTGGCCGCCGCCCTCCGGCGGGTCTTCGCGGCCTGA
- a CDS encoding protease inhibitor, translating into MRTTARWAATLGLSAAAVCGPLTGAAVAAPHAAPASLYAPSALVLTTGHGDQAATATPERAVTLTCAPTASGTHPAAVQACAELRGVGGDLDALKAQDGVMCTKLWDPVVVTVEGVWQGKRVSYERTFGNACARDAIGSLFAF; encoded by the coding sequence ATGCGGACCACCGCGCGCTGGGCAGCGACCCTCGGCCTCTCGGCCGCCGCCGTCTGCGGACCCCTGACCGGGGCCGCCGTCGCCGCGCCGCACGCCGCGCCGGCGTCGCTCTACGCCCCCTCGGCGCTGGTGCTCACCACCGGCCACGGCGACCAGGCGGCCACCGCCACCCCGGAGCGCGCCGTCACCCTGACGTGCGCCCCGACGGCCTCCGGAACGCATCCGGCCGCGGTTCAGGCCTGCGCCGAACTGCGCGGTGTCGGCGGCGACCTCGACGCGCTGAAGGCCCAGGACGGCGTGATGTGCACCAAGCTGTGGGACCCGGTCGTCGTCACGGTCGAGGGCGTGTGGCAGGGCAAGCGCGTCTCCTACGAGCGCACGTTCGGCAACGCCTGCGCGAGGGATGCCATCGGCAGCCTCTTCGCGTTCTAG
- a CDS encoding iron-containing redox enzyme family protein yields the protein MNHHEPRLPGTRGPLSAAVTAHLTGTGPLPLPSGAETADPYGDDLQLALYVCYELHYRGFAGVDPGHEWDPELLRVRAALERRFLSALRADTPGHDSLDEALGALLVEPVEGTGVTHHLRDEGELWQLREYAALRSLYHLKEADPHAWVLPRLWGRAKAAMAAVEFDEFGGGRAERVHARLFADLMTDLGLDTAYGRYLDAGRAEMLAVVNLMSLFGLHRDLRGALVGHFADVEITSSPGSRRLAEAMRRTGAGPAAEFFYDEHVEADAVHEQVVRHDVIGGLLDEEPELSADIAFGIDATEYLEDRLARRLLTDWRAGRSALRVPLDPVMSHTS from the coding sequence ATGAACCACCACGAACCCCGCCTGCCCGGCACGCGGGGACCGCTCTCCGCCGCGGTCACCGCCCACCTGACCGGCACCGGCCCGCTGCCCCTCCCCTCCGGCGCGGAAACGGCCGACCCCTATGGCGACGACCTCCAGCTCGCCCTGTACGTGTGCTACGAACTGCACTACCGGGGCTTCGCGGGCGTCGACCCGGGCCACGAGTGGGACCCGGAGCTGCTGCGCGTGCGGGCCGCGCTGGAGCGGCGGTTCCTGTCCGCGCTGCGCGCCGACACCCCCGGGCACGACAGCCTCGACGAGGCCCTCGGTGCCCTCCTGGTCGAGCCGGTCGAAGGCACCGGCGTCACCCACCACCTGCGCGACGAGGGCGAGTTGTGGCAGCTGCGCGAGTACGCCGCCCTGCGCTCCCTGTACCACCTGAAGGAGGCCGACCCGCACGCGTGGGTGCTGCCCCGGCTGTGGGGACGGGCCAAGGCGGCGATGGCGGCCGTGGAGTTCGACGAGTTCGGCGGCGGCCGGGCGGAGCGGGTCCACGCCCGCCTCTTCGCCGATCTGATGACGGACCTGGGCCTGGACACGGCGTACGGCCGCTACCTGGACGCGGGCCGGGCCGAGATGCTCGCCGTCGTCAACCTGATGTCGCTGTTCGGGCTGCACCGGGACCTGCGCGGCGCCCTGGTCGGCCACTTCGCCGACGTCGAGATCACCTCCTCCCCCGGCTCGCGCCGGCTCGCCGAGGCCATGCGCCGCACGGGCGCCGGGCCGGCCGCCGAGTTCTTCTACGACGAGCACGTCGAGGCCGACGCGGTGCACGAGCAGGTCGTACGCCACGACGTGATCGGCGGCCTGCTGGACGAGGAACCGGAGCTGTCGGCCGACATCGCCTTCGGGATCGACGCGACGGAGTACCTGGAGGACCGGCTGGCCCGGCGGCTGCTCACCGACTGGCGCGCGGGCCGCTCCGCACTACGGGTTCCGCTTGATCCGGTTATGTCTCATACATCCTGA